A genome region from Geobacter pickeringii includes the following:
- a CDS encoding tetratricopeptide repeat protein, translating into MKIRTWINGASMFCCALLVFGCSGPEAKKMKFYTKGKELYDKGDLVKAKLEFKNALQIDPKYADAYYMLGHAELRGGNLKEAYGDFTKAVELNPALKDAQYQLGKIFLGARMTDKAMEKADAILRIDPNYEDALLLKGATLLAEKKNPEALAHLEGLLAKGCRKTDLYLLLAQLHFARNDQRNAEAVLRKGIADNPKAVPIVLALAELCARTSRIVEAAGLLKQAGDLEPNNPAHRVNLAGLQWAAGKEKEAAEVLKGMIAAAPTDEERWLTASGFYLGKGRSDDGERLLKEGFGKNPKSFRLRFALSDLYLNTGKEDQAIAVLKECLTLEGKQSNPGIIQTKNALARIFFARNENDKAAQYVDEVLKESPKNVDARFIKGNLHLRKGEGAKAVAEFRSVVSENPQLIEGHIRLAEAHVMNKELNLAEDTLKGALKAEPKSRDLLLAMARFDVLKKDANGAEQTLQAILKANANDIEARAELGNILLAKKEYRKAEVEFSEIRRRVPALPLGHVKMGELYVAQHNSGKALAEYELAFKANPDSWRVSNDLAFLLADMGKDLDRALSLAQKAQKERPDDFLVGDTLGWVYYRKGDYAKAEELLVKALSKTPAAPVVNYHLGMVLYKVGKNDKAREHFKKALAGNSSFPGRDEAARVLAKI; encoded by the coding sequence ATGAAAATTCGCACGTGGATCAATGGGGCAAGCATGTTCTGCTGCGCACTGCTGGTGTTTGGGTGCAGCGGTCCCGAGGCCAAGAAGATGAAGTTCTATACCAAGGGGAAGGAACTCTACGACAAGGGGGACCTGGTCAAGGCGAAACTCGAGTTCAAGAACGCGCTCCAGATCGACCCGAAGTATGCGGATGCCTATTACATGCTCGGGCATGCGGAGCTGAGGGGCGGCAATCTGAAGGAGGCCTACGGTGATTTCACCAAAGCGGTGGAGCTCAACCCTGCCCTCAAGGATGCCCAGTACCAGCTCGGCAAGATCTTTCTCGGCGCACGGATGACCGACAAGGCAATGGAAAAGGCCGATGCCATCCTCAGGATTGACCCGAATTACGAGGATGCGCTGCTCCTGAAGGGGGCGACGCTTCTGGCGGAGAAGAAGAACCCCGAGGCGCTCGCTCACCTGGAAGGGCTTCTGGCCAAGGGGTGCAGGAAGACCGACCTCTACCTGCTCCTGGCCCAGCTGCACTTCGCGCGGAACGATCAACGGAATGCGGAAGCGGTTCTCAGGAAGGGGATCGCCGATAATCCGAAAGCAGTGCCGATTGTCCTTGCCCTTGCGGAGCTCTGTGCCCGTACCAGTCGCATCGTCGAGGCTGCCGGGCTGTTGAAGCAGGCCGGTGACCTGGAGCCGAACAATCCAGCGCATCGCGTTAATCTGGCGGGCCTCCAGTGGGCTGCGGGCAAGGAAAAGGAGGCCGCTGAGGTGCTGAAAGGTATGATCGCCGCCGCGCCGACCGATGAGGAGCGGTGGTTGACGGCGAGCGGATTCTACCTCGGCAAGGGCCGGAGCGACGACGGTGAGCGGCTTCTCAAGGAGGGTTTCGGGAAAAACCCCAAGAGCTTCAGGCTTCGCTTCGCCCTGAGTGACCTCTATCTCAATACCGGCAAGGAAGATCAGGCGATCGCTGTTCTCAAGGAGTGTCTCACCCTCGAAGGCAAGCAGTCCAATCCGGGTATCATTCAGACGAAAAATGCCCTGGCCCGGATTTTTTTCGCCCGGAACGAGAACGACAAGGCAGCGCAGTATGTGGACGAGGTCCTCAAGGAGAGCCCGAAAAACGTCGATGCCCGGTTCATCAAGGGGAATCTGCACCTCCGTAAGGGGGAAGGGGCCAAGGCCGTGGCAGAGTTCAGGAGCGTGGTTTCCGAGAATCCCCAGCTCATCGAGGGACATATCCGTCTTGCCGAAGCTCACGTCATGAACAAGGAACTCAATCTGGCTGAGGACACCCTCAAGGGAGCTCTCAAGGCCGAACCGAAGTCGCGTGACCTTCTTCTGGCGATGGCCCGGTTTGACGTCCTGAAGAAGGATGCAAACGGGGCGGAGCAGACGCTCCAGGCGATACTCAAGGCAAACGCCAATGACATAGAAGCCCGGGCCGAGCTTGGCAACATCCTTTTGGCGAAAAAGGAGTATCGCAAGGCCGAAGTCGAATTCAGCGAAATCAGGCGCCGTGTGCCAGCCCTCCCGCTGGGGCATGTCAAAATGGGAGAGCTGTATGTGGCCCAGCACAACAGCGGGAAGGCCCTTGCGGAGTACGAACTGGCGTTCAAGGCCAATCCGGATTCCTGGCGGGTGAGCAACGACCTCGCGTTCCTTCTGGCCGACATGGGAAAGGATCTGGACCGGGCCCTTTCGCTGGCTCAGAAAGCCCAGAAGGAGCGTCCCGACGACTTCCTCGTCGGTGACACCCTCGGTTGGGTCTACTACAGGAAGGGTGACTATGCAAAGGCCGAGGAGCTCCTCGTCAAGGCACTGAGCAAGACCCCGGCGGCCCCGGTCGTCAATTACCACCTCGGTATGGTTCTTTACAAGGTGGGAAAGAACGACAAGGCCCGGGAGCATTTCAAGAAAGCGCTTGCAGGGAACTCCTCGTTTCCCGGCAGGGATGAAGCCGCCAGGGTACTGGCAAAAATCTAA
- a CDS encoding polysaccharide biosynthesis/export family protein: MIAAGTRKSLWGSLKSLVGMGEGSPAAMEASVVAAVESLPPIQEAVPSNYVIGAGDVIGISVWRDDALTKSVVVLPDGKFDFPLVGEVVAGGKTVAQLKEELEKKLSRYISDAQLSVDVKQSNSMLVYVIGRVNSPGRHVLLARTNVLQALAMAGGLNPFASKNDIRIFRNDGGATKMYSFAYGEVVEGKRLESNIELMRGDVIVVP, translated from the coding sequence GTGATTGCGGCCGGTACGCGTAAGTCTCTCTGGGGATCGCTCAAGTCCCTCGTCGGCATGGGGGAGGGCAGCCCGGCAGCCATGGAAGCGTCGGTAGTCGCCGCAGTCGAGTCGTTGCCCCCGATTCAGGAGGCCGTTCCTTCCAACTACGTGATCGGCGCCGGCGATGTGATCGGCATCTCGGTCTGGCGTGACGATGCGCTGACAAAATCCGTCGTGGTTCTCCCGGACGGGAAATTCGACTTCCCCCTCGTCGGTGAGGTCGTTGCCGGTGGCAAGACCGTCGCGCAACTGAAGGAAGAGCTGGAGAAGAAACTTTCACGGTACATCTCCGACGCACAGTTGTCGGTGGATGTGAAGCAGTCGAACAGCATGCTGGTGTATGTTATCGGGAGGGTGAACTCCCCCGGCCGGCATGTTCTGCTGGCGCGGACCAATGTCCTTCAGGCGCTGGCAATGGCAGGCGGGCTCAACCCGTTCGCCAGCAAGAACGATATCCGGATATTCCGCAACGATGGCGGCGCTACCAAGATGTACTCCTTCGCGTACGGCGAGGTAGTAGAGGGGAAGCGCCTCGAATCGAATATCGAACTGATGAGAGGGGACGTCATTGTCGTTCCGTAA